A portion of the Tachysurus fulvidraco isolate hzauxx_2018 chromosome 8, HZAU_PFXX_2.0, whole genome shotgun sequence genome contains these proteins:
- the atad1b gene encoding outer mitochondrial transmembrane helix translocase isoform X2, producing MVLKDIPAENITRPLGRNEVIGLLFRLTIFGAVTYFTIKWMVDAIDPTRKQKVEAQKQAEKLMKQIGVHNVKLSEYEMSIAAHLVDPLSMQITWSDIAGLDDVITELKDSVILPVQKRHLFEGSKLLQPPKGVLLYGPPGCGKTLIAKATAKEAGFRFINLQPSTLTDKWYGESQKLAAAVFSLAIKLQPSIIFIDEIDSFLRNRSSSDHEATAMMKAQFMSLWDGLDTDYKCQVIIMGATNRPQDLDSAILRRMPTRFHINQPNIKQRESILKLILENENIGTGVDLHEIAKNTDGFSGSDLKEMCRDAALLCVRDFVHAEEGSEEDFIRPIQQTDLQKAIEKMKKSKSAGTPSMMLDTPLD from the exons ATGGTGTTGAAGGACATACCAGCAGAAAATATAACCCGTCCTTTGGGTCGCAATGAGGTTATTGGTTTACTCTTCCGCCTTACAATATTTGGTGCCGTCACCTACTTTACAATTAAGTGGATGGTGGATGCTATTGAtccaacaagaaaacaaaaggtTGAAGCACAGAAGcag GCAGAGAAACTCATGAAGCAGATTGGAGTGCACAATGTCAAGCTCTCTGAGTATGAGATGAGCATTGCAGCCCATCTGGTGGACCCTTTAAGTATGCAA ATTACATGGAGTGATATAGCAGGCCTCGATGACGTCATAACTGAGCTAAAAGACTCGGTCATACTTCCAGTTCAGAAAAGGCATCTGTTTGAAGGGTCAAAGCTGCTTCAGCCTCCCAAAG GAGTGCTGCTGTATGGTCCCCCGGGCTGTGGAAAAACCCTCATAGCCAAAGCTACAGCAAAAGAGGCAGGTTTCCGGTTTATCAACCTCCAGCCCTCCACTCTGACGGATAAATGGTATGGAGAGTCCCAGAAACTGGCCGCAGCCGTCTTCTCCCTGGCCATCAAGCTCCAGCCCTCTATCATCTTCATTGATGAAATTG ACTCCTTTTTGCGAAACCGCTCCAGCTCGGACCATGAGGCTACTGCCATGATGAAGGCTCAGTTCATGAGTTTGTGGGACGGACTAGACACAGATTACAAATGCCAG gttATAATTATGGGTGCCACAAACCGCCCCCAGGATCTGGACTCGGCTATTCTCCGCAGAATGCCCACTAGGTTCCACATTAATCAGCCT AATATCAAGCAGAGGGAATCCATACTAAAGCTCATCCTGGAGAACGAGAAT ATCGGGACTGGCGTAGATCTTCATGAAATAGCAAAAAACACTGACGGCTTCTCGGGAAGTGACCTCAAAGAGATGTGCCGAGATGCAGCTCTGTTATGTGTACGGGACTTTGTGCATGCTGAGGAAGG TTCAGAGGAAGACTTCATCCGACCCATCCAGCAGACTGACCTCCAAAAAGCCAttgaaaagatgaaaaagtCCAAATCAGCAGGAACACCAAGTATGATGCTGGATACACCTCTGGACTGA
- the papss2b gene encoding bifunctional 3'-phosphoadenosine 5'-phosphosulfate synthase 2b, giving the protein MSETKRLKPALQRATNVVYQAHHVSRSKRGQVVGSRGGFRGCTVWLTGLSGAGKTTVGFALEEYLVSHGIPCYSLDGDNIRHGLNKNLGFTTADREENIRRIAEVAKLFADAGLVCITSFISPFAKDRNEARKVHEVSNLKFFEVFVNAPLELCESRDVKGLYKKARAGEIKGFTGIDSEYEKPDAPELVLKTGELTVNESIQQVVDLLKDQGIVPSGLNEEVNELFVPENKMDLALSDANTLPTINITKLDLQWVQVLAEGWATPLTGFMREREFLQVLHFDSLLDDGMINLSVPIVLPVSKEDKDRLDGCSAFALVYKGRRVAIMRNPEFYEHRKEERCARQWGTTCIQHPYIKMVMESGELLAGGDLEVLERIKWNDGLDQYRLTPKELKQKFKEMGADAIFAFQLRNPVHNGHALLMQDTRRRLLERGYKKPVLLLHPLGGWTKEDDVPLDWRMKQHAAVLEDGVLDPANTIIAIFPSPMMYAGPTEVQWHCRARMIAGSNFYIVGRDPAGMPHPETKQDLYDPTHGGKVLSMAPGLTSVEVIPFRVAAYNKVKKAMDFYDKDRHSDFEFISGTKMRKLARCGENPPDGFMAPKAWEVLTEYYSSLQKD; this is encoded by the exons ATGTCTGAGACCAAAAGGCTTAAACCG GCTCTCCAAAGGGCAACCAATGTTGTTTACCAGGCACACCATGTAAGTAGGAGCAAACGAGGCCAAGTCGTGGGAAGCAGAGGTGGATTTCGAGGTTGCACTGTATGGCTGACAG GGCTGTCTGGTGCAGGGAAGACGACTGTCGGTTTTGCTCTGGAGGAGTATCTAGTTTCCCATGGCATTCCATGTTATTCACTTGACGGTGACAATATTCGGCATGGTCTGAACAAAAATCTGGGTTTCACCACAGCAGACAGAGAAGAAAACATCCGCCGTATTGCAGAGGTGGCCAAGCTGTTTGCTGATGCTGGCTTGGTTTGCATCACTAGTTTCATCTCTCCTTTTGCAAAG GACCGAAATGAAGCAAGAAAAGTCCACGAGGTTTCAAATCTAAAGTTCTTTGAGGTGTTTGTGAATGCACCACTGGAACTGTGCGAGAGCAGGGATGTCAAAGGGCTTTATAAAAAGGCCCGTGCTGGAGAGATTAAAG GCTTCACAGGGATTGATTCTGAGTATGAGAAGCCAGATGCCCCAGAGCTTGTACTGAAAACAGGAGAGCTCACAGTGAATGAGAGCATTCAGCAAGTGGTAGATCTCCTTAAAGACCAG GGAATTGTGCCAAGTGGTCTGAATGAGGAGGTCAATGAGCTGTTTGTCCCTGAAAACAAGATGGATTTGGCACTGAGTGATGCCAACACCCTTCCGACCATAAACATCACCAAG TTGGATCTTCAGTGGGTTCAAGTGTTGGCTGAAGGATGGGCTACTCCTCTGACAGGATTTATGAGGGAAAGGGAGTTTCTGCAGGTTCTCCACTTTGACAGTCTACTTGATG ATGGCATGATCAACCTTTCTGTACCAATTGTCCTACCAGTGTCCAAGGAAGACAAAGACAGGTTGGACGGTTGTTCTGCGTTTGCCTTGGTATATAAGGGCCGTAGAGTGGCCATAATGAGGAACCCTGAGTTTTATGAGCACCGTAAGGAGGAACGTTGCGCAAGACAGTGGGGCACCACATGCATCCAGCACCCTTACATCAAG ATGGTTATGGAAAGTGGCGAATTGTTGGCTGGTGGAGACTTGGAGGTGTTGGAGCGAATCAAATGGAACGATGGTCTAGACCAATACCGTCTTACACCGAAGGAGCTCAAACAAAAGTTTAAAGAAATGGGAGCAG ATGCAATCTTTGCCTTCCAGCTGCGCAACCCAGTGCACAACGGCCACGCACTCCTGATGCAGGACACCAGGAGGAGGCTGCTGGAGCGTGGCTACAAGAAGCCTGTACTGCTGTTACACCCGCTGGGTGGCTGGACCAAAGAGGATGACGTACCTTTGGACTGGCGCATGAAGCAGCATGCTGCTGTTCTTGAGGATGGTGTCCTGGATCCTGCCAACACCATCATCGCTATCTTCCCCTCACCCATGATGTATGCTGGTCCCACAGAG GTACAATGGCACTGCAGGGCCAGAATGATCGCTGGATCCAACTTTTACATTGTGGGCCGTGACCCAGCAGGCATGCCCCATCCAGAGACTAAACAGGACTTGTATGATCCCACACATGGTGGCAAAGTGCTGTCTATGGCACCGGGCCTGACTTCTGTTGAAGTCATTCCATTCAGAGTTGCTGCTTACAATAAAGTGAAGAAAGCGATGGACTTCTATGACAAAGACAG GCACAGTGACTTTGAGTTCATCTCTGGAACCAAAATGAGGAAACTGGCTCGCTGTGGAGAGAATCCTCCAGATGGTTTCATGGCACCAAAGGCATGGGAGGTCCTCACTGAGTATTATAGCTCCCTCCAAAAAGATTAA
- the atad1b gene encoding outer mitochondrial transmembrane helix translocase isoform X1 has protein sequence MVYNRILYIIILRREDLIGKQLFNRPCGAQYLGHARYKLDNDVISVTRRPAVRATPLEGASYTSALFVQYRVHDRYTRWHCASVQVIKSPEEVNAEESASRRGTCVTMVLKDIPAENITRPLGRNEVIGLLFRLTIFGAVTYFTIKWMVDAIDPTRKQKVEAQKQAEKLMKQIGVHNVKLSEYEMSIAAHLVDPLSMQITWSDIAGLDDVITELKDSVILPVQKRHLFEGSKLLQPPKGVLLYGPPGCGKTLIAKATAKEAGFRFINLQPSTLTDKWYGESQKLAAAVFSLAIKLQPSIIFIDEIDSFLRNRSSSDHEATAMMKAQFMSLWDGLDTDYKCQVIIMGATNRPQDLDSAILRRMPTRFHINQPNIKQRESILKLILENENIGTGVDLHEIAKNTDGFSGSDLKEMCRDAALLCVRDFVHAEEGSEEDFIRPIQQTDLQKAIEKMKKSKSAGTPSMMLDTPLD, from the exons ATGGTATATAATAGGatactatatataattattttgagAAGAGAGGATTTAATAGGTAAGCAGCTCTTTAACAGGCCATGCGGCGCCCAGTATCTTGGGCATGCGCGATACAAACTGGACAATGACGTCATCTCAGTCACCCGACGACCGGCTGTGCGCGCCACACCGCTAGAGGGAGCCAG TTACACCTCCGCTTTGTTTGTGCAGTATCGTGTTCACGATCGGTACACAAGGTGGCACTGTGCATCTGTTCAGGTCATTAAATCACCCGAAGAAGTAAACGCGGAAGAATCGGCGAGTCGTCGAG GCACTTGTGTGACGATGGTGTTGAAGGACATACCAGCAGAAAATATAACCCGTCCTTTGGGTCGCAATGAGGTTATTGGTTTACTCTTCCGCCTTACAATATTTGGTGCCGTCACCTACTTTACAATTAAGTGGATGGTGGATGCTATTGAtccaacaagaaaacaaaaggtTGAAGCACAGAAGcag GCAGAGAAACTCATGAAGCAGATTGGAGTGCACAATGTCAAGCTCTCTGAGTATGAGATGAGCATTGCAGCCCATCTGGTGGACCCTTTAAGTATGCAA ATTACATGGAGTGATATAGCAGGCCTCGATGACGTCATAACTGAGCTAAAAGACTCGGTCATACTTCCAGTTCAGAAAAGGCATCTGTTTGAAGGGTCAAAGCTGCTTCAGCCTCCCAAAG GAGTGCTGCTGTATGGTCCCCCGGGCTGTGGAAAAACCCTCATAGCCAAAGCTACAGCAAAAGAGGCAGGTTTCCGGTTTATCAACCTCCAGCCCTCCACTCTGACGGATAAATGGTATGGAGAGTCCCAGAAACTGGCCGCAGCCGTCTTCTCCCTGGCCATCAAGCTCCAGCCCTCTATCATCTTCATTGATGAAATTG ACTCCTTTTTGCGAAACCGCTCCAGCTCGGACCATGAGGCTACTGCCATGATGAAGGCTCAGTTCATGAGTTTGTGGGACGGACTAGACACAGATTACAAATGCCAG gttATAATTATGGGTGCCACAAACCGCCCCCAGGATCTGGACTCGGCTATTCTCCGCAGAATGCCCACTAGGTTCCACATTAATCAGCCT AATATCAAGCAGAGGGAATCCATACTAAAGCTCATCCTGGAGAACGAGAAT ATCGGGACTGGCGTAGATCTTCATGAAATAGCAAAAAACACTGACGGCTTCTCGGGAAGTGACCTCAAAGAGATGTGCCGAGATGCAGCTCTGTTATGTGTACGGGACTTTGTGCATGCTGAGGAAGG TTCAGAGGAAGACTTCATCCGACCCATCCAGCAGACTGACCTCCAAAAAGCCAttgaaaagatgaaaaagtCCAAATCAGCAGGAACACCAAGTATGATGCTGGATACACCTCTGGACTGA